The nucleotide sequence ACTAGGCACTTAATCCCACAGCACATTTCAGTATGTAGCATATACATTCTAAAGTCCAGTactgggggccagagagatggctcagtggttaagagcactggctgctcttccagaggtcctgagttcaattcccagcaaccacatggtggctcacaaacatctgtaatgggatgggatgcccttttctggtgtgtctgaagacagctacagtgtactcacatagaataaataattctcttaaaaaaaaaaaaaaaagtccagtacTCTCAGAGTTCCATTAGAAAAAGTACTTTAGTGCCACAAATTAACTAAGTCAAATAAGACCATTTAACAGTGTGTCCCCTGCCCCTAAGACTATGCTGACCAGTGAAACGAAAAACTGCTCTTCTCAGAACTGTCACCTGgagctgcctgcctgtcactcctCAGTGCTTGTCTTTGTAACAGCAAAAGTGGGACTTCTAATCCAGACCTTGGTATCTGAGCTAACATTACCAGGCTCCATCTCCTTAGAAAAGGAGAGCAGATggccccagcaccccatggtCCTTCTTAACAAGGCAGGAGGAGAGGACAGACAGCAGTGGATTTTCTCATCAGAAGTCACAAAGTCTTTTCAGCTTTTATTACACTCAAGGTAATAAAACAAGTACAAAATAACCTTATAATAAGGATACCGTGTCCatcaataaaaaaggagaaaccaCCAGTGTGTGAAGAGCTGTACATATGTGGCTAAACTTAAATAGACAGTTTGAAATGGGTAGTTGTTGTCTTCTTTCAGAAATGGTAGATTAGTAAAACAGGTCAAATAAAATACAGTGCTGTAACTATGCATAACCGTAAGCACTAAGTCTATCCACTACCGTTAGCATAACAGGCCCACTGCCTCTACTCACCCACCATGCCCATTCCCTCCGGCTGTAAGGAATACTGGGTGCAGCATAAACCTTGAATAAGCTCAGGTTTTGTAGAAATTACAGTCTACAGAGAAATGAACTCCTTGTCAGTCTAGATAGAGCAATGGCCACCACTGCTCACATGCACTTCTCTTAGAAGAAAGCCCCTTGGTGGGCAGGCTGCGGCCAGGTACAAGCCGCCCCCAGCCACAGACCCCCTCTGTGCTATCTACGTCCCCGCTACTGCAGTCCTGTCCCCGCACTGGCATTCCCCGTCCCTCCCCAAAAAGTGCAGTTCATGGTAGCTTTCCTAGGAGATGGGTCAACAGGTTTCCCAGAAGTCATGCTTCCTAAAGCCCCCTCTGAGCACCAGAGGTGAGGATGATGAACTGTGTTCCTGGCACTGTTGTTACACTTTTACTAGGTCACAACAGTGTGTTCTGAACACgtgagtttttgtttgtgtgagtttttaaattatcttggtgCCCCTGTGATAGAATGGAGAGAACATGTTTCCCCAAGTTGGGGTGAGTGGGGCTAGAGACACAGGCTGGTGGCCGCGGTCTGGTCACGTGGCCAGCTCTCCTCCTGGCTCAGGCTCTTTCACAGAAACTAGTTATTGCTTCCACACTGCCACTGCAGGAATGCTCTGGAAAGGCCGTGATCATGGGTTACCTGCAATGGCTCTGCTCTGAAAAAACACACCAGCCCAAGAGCTCTTACCAGAGGGCAAACGTTTCACCCTCAAGGTCACTGAAACTTGGTTAGTGCAGTTTAGAGTAAATGGATACTATTTGGCTTATGTTAAATGATTATTGGCACAATGTTCTTGAATTTCATGTATAAATATGATCTGCACATCCCATGGGTGGATCAGCCAATCTGCATCGTTTTTATGTCAGCAATAATTCCATCTCTTCCTTTTGAGCACTGTAGGGAGAGCTGCTTCATCCGGGTTTCCAGGGCCTGGCCCTCAAGGGACGTGCTGCTTTGGCTCCTGCtcctgccgccgccgctgccaccgccaccgccaccgccaccaccactgctggtgcTGCTGAGAACACGGTTGTTGTTGGCCTTGTCACTCAGTTTATTCTCGGCCCCTTCTGCTCTGTCTCCTGCAGAGATAGATTGACAAATGGGGGTGGGCAGTTTCAAGAGTTCCACAGCAACAGCATCAGCCACCTGAGCCCTCTGCCATTCCTGCCGCCCACCATACATCCAGAGGGTTCTCCAGCACTGGGTGACACACTGCATTCATTCCCCGATATGACTCTTTAGAGAGgattctcactgtgtagctaggAAGCAGACCTCTCCAACAGGAACTTGCCAAGAAGACTGTTCTTAGGAGAGATATGGGACCTAAGTTCTGCTTGATTGAAGTTGGACAGGGACCCTAGAAGTGCCCTTGAAAGTAATTTGAGTGATCTGTCTCACAGTATGTTCTCAGAGACGTAATGCACCCCTGGGCCCCCGAGACCCGGCAAAGGCATAGACAGTGCACAACTTGAGCTGCCACCTACCCCGTTCCACCTCACATTCAGGGGAGGAGGCCCCACTGCATTCACTTCGAGGACCCAGTATTGGGAAGATCATCCCGAATTCTGACAGGGACACAGGGCTGGGCAGATCCAGGCTACCGGGCCTTGCCACCGCAGGGAACTGGTCAGGCATTTCAGATGGACTTGTCGGTCCTGAACTAAAGCTGGACACAGACTGGGTTTCCGAGTCATCTTCAGACACCAAGTTGCTGCAGTTGTCATCTTCAAAGGCCTCTGAAGCCACTGTGATGAGAGAGAACATCAATCACATGGCATCTGCTAGATAGCAGCCCAGTCCCATGCTGACAGCATGGAGTCTGCAGGGCCTTCAGCACTCCTGAACCTCCTGAGCAGCGTGAAAGGAAGCAGTGTGTCTAGCATATACAAAGGccagagttccatccccagaactgaaggagaggggaagaaggaaggaaagaacaggggAGGAAATGCAGACACTAGCCCTTTGTAATGTATCCTATACTATCAGTATACAGTCAGAggaagactgaagcagcaagagCTGCTGGAAGGGCAGTCCCGTGGAATGTCTGTCTAACTTCTGATCTCCAAAGACATGCTACAAAGCACAGTGCTCCTTTCCAGTGCTCTAGCTGACCCTGAGTTTGTGGACAGAATGACCAAGGCTTAGAGACAGGCCATTCTTGTTTTCAAAGCCTCTTCAGCCTGCACTCTCACTTTAAGATTCTCTTTAGTTCCCATTGTGCCTGTGACATCTTTACATGGCCTAGCATTCCAGAGAGGATTGTTATGCCACTTGAGACGGGAGATGGGCTCAGACCTGACTCCTATCCTACTTCCACTGTTGACTCTATGGCCTTGTAAGTTACTTGACCGCCCAGCTTCAGGATGTTCTACACACGGGATTAGTTAGGTAATATATAAAGTAACTCATACATCATCACTGATTACATTCTAGTTTCATGTCCCTTTAACCTGGCAATTCAGCATTTGCTGATGGCCTTTAAGGCTTGCTGAGGGTGGGgccagagatggctcaatggttaggtACCTGCTGCTCTCCCGGAGGACCgaggtttgatctccagcacttaCATGGCAGCTAATAACTAATTCCAGAAGACCCAATGTCCTTTTCTGAGATCAGGCAATTTTGTGGTATATATagattcatgcaggcaaaacacttatacacagaattttgttttgtttttcaagatatggttttctctttgtagccctggctgtcctggaactcactctgtagaccaggctggcctcgaactcagaaatgcacctgcctctgcctccaaagtgctgggaataaaggcgtgcaccaccaccacctgggtttttttaaaataagagtacactgtagctgtcttcagacacaccagaagagggcatcagatatcattacatacagatggtcgtgagccaccatgtggttgctgggaattgaactcaggacctttggaagagcagtcagtgctcttaaccgctgagccatctctctaacccccagaaattattttaaaaaaaacaatagcaataaggaaaagagaaaaaagaattgcTGGGTAAGAAGCCCCCAGAGCACAGGAAAGGAAGAGATGTGAGGCGCTGTTGTCAGCAGCTGTCTTGTGACGGGAGCTAGGTCAGCCACCTGTCAGCTCTGCATGGGATATCCCTGGACAGAGGAGACCTGTGTGGTCAGACCCCAGGGGAGCTGCCAGGTGTCTCCTCAGCCCCTGTGAGGCAGAGCAGACCCCATCATCACGCAGCTGAAGGCCCCTCCCTCTGTCCCACACCATGGTAAAATGGGATCTGAATCACCTCTGGTTCCCAAGTCCCTATTACATCTTTCCTCAGAATTTCTGAGAGCCTTGAGTGCTCCAATGTGTACTTAGACTGTCTGAGAGGGGTGGAGGTAGAGCATTTCCCAATCTTACTGGACCACAGGATGCTAATACTCAGTAGCAATCTGATGAGCACAGTGTCCCACAATACACGAgagaccaaaaaacaaaacaaaacaaacaaaaaaagcagccTGTAGGTTTCCCAACTCTCAGATTCTGTGATAGGCCAAAGGGTAGGGAGCGTGGGACAGGATGGCCCTGAAAGcaggtcacacacacactgactcctGCAGGTCAGACTCACCAGAAATGGCATCAGGCTCAGCTTTGCTTGCAGGCAGGTTCTCCACTGAGGTGATGCTGCCCTCTGCCCCCACACCGCAGCCCCGAGGCCCCATGGCATTGGAACGCCGCCGCTCATGTATCTCAT is from Apodemus sylvaticus chromosome 8, mApoSyl1.1, whole genome shotgun sequence and encodes:
- the Sh3bp5 gene encoding SH3 domain-binding protein 5 isoform X2 translates to MLNHATQRVMEAEQTKTRSELVHKETAARYNAAMGRMRQLEKKLKRAINKSKPYFELKAKYYVQLEQLKKTVDDLQAKLALAKGEYKAALKSLERISDEIHERRRSNAMGPRGCGVGAEGSITSVENLPASKAEPDAISVASEAFEDDNCSNLVSEDDSETQSVSSFSSGPTSPSEMPDQFPAVARPGSLDLPSPVSLSEFGMIFPILGPRSECSGASSPECEVERGDRAEGAENKLSDKANNNRVLSSTSSGGGGGGGGGSGGGRSRSQSSTSLEGQALETRMKQLSLQCSKGRDGIIADIKTMQIG